ACATAGGCATTTGTAGTACCACTCTCTTTAACCAGAGAAGCCACAAAATTGCCCTCGGCCTGGCTGAGCACTGACACCAGGTGCCCCGAATTCATATTCTGGCAAAAAAGCTGTAAGCATGCAGACAGAAAATAGATTGCTCAACGGAGAAGTGCTGTTTTGAACAATATACTAGCCCCACTAAAGAATGTTTGAGGAAAAGGACAGTAACAGAAATACTCCTGATGATACCCTGACTCATTCAGAAAATTCAGAGTAAAAGTCACCAGCAAGGGAcaaactcaggtaggtggggCAAACAGGTGATCAACCCTACCTTATGAAGCAACTAGAAAAGGTTAACACTCTCTACCCTCAGATACCTTTCTCTTCTCATATTTCTCTTTTCACTTACATCTGCCTCTCCCCAGGTCAAACGATCTTCAACAAAGTAGTAGCAGTAGGAACCATAGGCATTAGCGCCTTCTGGGCAGTTGTTcatggcagaaggaagatctTTCTCAAGTGTGGGCAAGCCTTCTTCAGCCTTCTCGCCTAGAGAGTGTGAGAGGAGAGTGAAGGAGATGTTGACAATTGGACAAAGCCTGGATGCTGAGACACCTGTCGTTGAAACAAGCCCTCTCTCTGCATGCAAGGATGTAAGAGAGGCACTAGAGTGACTTCTagcctcctttcttatttttcactCCCAGGATCTCTTTTCCTGAGACAATATCTCACTATTagtttctgggatttttttctccacaattgtatctttattttttttctgaagctgttacctttcttttgtattttataccTTTTCTTACCTAAGAATCTCTGCATAAAGTctccattaattaataaagatatCTAGATTTAACcataacaaataagaaaacattagTTATCATGAACAAGGGATAGGTTAATATCTCAATTCAAATTTTCTGGTAGTTgaggatttatttgtttgttattagTGAAGTCATAATCTCCAATATTTGCCATGCCCCTCTCCAAAGAACACAAATATCTATTGGAATGGAATAAAGCCTCGGGTCTGCAGGGATCATGGTGCAGCTAGCTTACCTTGGCTGCATGCCAGGAGCATCAGGCATGCAAAGAGGATATAGCATGCATTGTTCTGAGCCATGCTGAACAGAGGGCAACGTTGGATTTAAATTCCAGATCAGCAGTTCtcttgaagaagaaagagaagaaaactctAGGAGTGTTGAACACAGCAAATTTCTCCTACATAAGTTCTCTTGTCTTTTGATTTCTTAGCTCAAAAAAGCTGTCTGTCATCCCCATATACTCAAGAAAGGCAGCTTGGGACTCTACTGAGTTACCAACACTTCTAGAACATTTTATAACATTGCTTTGTCTCTTTTCCCAGATCTAAGTAGACTAGCCTTTGCTGAGGAGTCTTCCTCTTGTAAACACACTTACCAGACACCTGGGAAGACTAAATCTTGCCAGGCTGTGTGCTAACAAGGTCTTTTATATGCAACAGGGTAGGGTAGAAGAGTCATCACAAATGATGAAGGGGAGGGACAAGAAGTCTCAGAAGACTTGCCTTTGGCACAGATGGCATACAGAAATAAATCCTGGCAGTACGGGTCACCTTTTCTGGAATATCATGGGAATGATCACAGGTGATGAATTCTTCATATTCACAGTTGGAAAACTtctcaagttaaaaaaatattttgttctataACAGAATCCAGATTCCTAGTTCCCATGTCTCTGAGCAGGAGCAGAACCTGCCAGGTTCTCAAGATGTCTAAAGGGGTGAGGGGGGCTATCATGAGCAACCTGAAGATGTGTGACACTAGAGCAGGATAGTCTGTGGGGCCTGGTGCAGGGTAGGCAGCCGTATATGATATGTAGCACATCTGCATGAGACTGCAATAAAACAGCTTAAGATTTAGACAACTTAGATGCCTTCTGTTGCGTGCCACTACATAGAAATGAAGGCTGAACTGTATTTTCCtcttctatcttttttctttaagttcatACTGTGTACCGTCTTCTCTCTAAACTTTCCCTTTATGGAATCATGCCTAGGTGGTCTTATCTATTTCCTTAGATGCCAGGTGCCCATGAAGCATGCCTATTCCTGTCATGATCATCCTCTTCTTAAACTGCTTAGGAGAACTTTGTCTATCTCACTAGCAGAAAGTTCaatctgcctctcttctcttcagtGAGCTTTAAGATCAAAAAGGATTACATTTCACTTTATACAATAGAACTTTCACACAGATTATTAGACTCTTCCTCATTGTACCTGTTACCCAACC
This genomic window from Microtus ochrogaster isolate Prairie Vole_2 chromosome 14 unlocalized genomic scaffold, MicOch1.0 chr14_random_3, whole genome shotgun sequence contains:
- the Reg1a gene encoding lithostathine-1-alpha gives rise to the protein MAQNNACYILFACLMLLACSQGEKAEEGLPTLEKDLPSAMNNCPEGANAYGSYCYYFVEDRLTWGEADLFCQNMNSGHLVSVLSQAEGNFVASLVKESGTTNAYVWIGLHDPKNNRRWHWSSGSVFLYKSWATGAPSTNNRGYCVALTSNTAYKKWKDENCDSLYSFVCKFKN